A DNA window from Rhizobium jaguaris contains the following coding sequences:
- a CDS encoding TetR/AcrR family transcriptional regulator: protein MKSEKKQGRPRAFDARTVIGQAREVFWDKGFSAASLDTLSAATKLNRPSLYGAFGDKEELYLDALEGYREDSLDVLSEALDPALPLRENLARVYAEALKIYLHGETAARGCFLISTATAEAIQHARVREVLGRSLNEFDDAIKERMELAVKRGELPTDADPATLARLASAVMHSLAVRARAGDTRETLEALARSGVDLICGRT, encoded by the coding sequence CCTTCGATGCCAGGACGGTGATCGGGCAGGCGCGGGAGGTTTTTTGGGACAAGGGATTTTCCGCGGCTTCGCTCGATACGCTGAGCGCTGCGACAAAGCTGAATCGGCCGAGCCTCTACGGCGCATTCGGCGACAAGGAAGAGCTCTACCTGGATGCCTTGGAAGGCTATCGAGAAGACAGCCTCGATGTGCTGTCGGAGGCTCTCGATCCCGCTTTACCGCTTCGTGAAAATCTGGCGCGTGTCTATGCCGAGGCTTTGAAAATATACCTGCATGGCGAGACCGCCGCGCGCGGCTGCTTTCTGATCAGCACCGCTACGGCAGAGGCCATTCAGCATGCCCGCGTGCGGGAGGTTTTAGGCCGCAGCCTGAATGAGTTCGACGATGCAATCAAGGAACGCATGGAGCTTGCGGTGAAGCGGGGCGAACTCCCGACGGATGCTGATCCGGCGACCCTCGCGAGACTTGCTTCCGCGGTCATGCATTCGCTCGCCGTACGGGCTCGTGCAGGCGATACGCGCGAAACGCTGGAAGCGCTCGCGCGCTCCGGCGTCGATCTTATCTGCGGTCGGACATAA
- a CDS encoding MFS transporter produces the protein MTVQTRWDAAAPAEPETAYWMRNLIICLIGSFTTIVAMTLLLPFLPLYVEELGVTDKAAIVQWSGIAYGATFFAAAFVAPLWGRLGDIYGRKLMLVRASLGMTVAISLMGMAGSVWQLVALRLFTGLAGGYASGSMVLVATQTPKHRSAWALGVLSSGIMAGNLVGPLIGGALPPVIGIRGTFLLAGGVIFFTFLATTFLIKEEKSPARKKAAKARGSWASISDKRPAIAMLTIGLLLMLANMSIEPIITVYVAQFVDGAHVTMISGVVMAAAALGSILSASWLGKLADRIGHWTVITVALAAAALLLIPQAFVTSAWQLIGLRFLMGIALGGLLPCITAVIRLSVPDAAAGGILGLSISSQYVGQVAGPVMGGFVGGHIGMRAVFLGTCVLLAIGAIYCWWFRPKEKTAP, from the coding sequence ATGACTGTTCAGACAAGATGGGATGCGGCCGCCCCGGCTGAACCGGAAACCGCTTATTGGATGCGGAATCTGATCATCTGCCTCATCGGCTCCTTCACGACCATCGTGGCGATGACGCTGCTGCTTCCCTTCCTGCCGCTCTACGTCGAGGAACTTGGCGTCACCGACAAGGCGGCGATCGTGCAATGGTCCGGCATCGCCTATGGCGCCACCTTCTTTGCCGCCGCTTTCGTCGCGCCCCTCTGGGGGCGGCTTGGCGATATCTACGGCCGCAAGCTGATGCTGGTGCGCGCAAGCCTCGGCATGACGGTGGCGATCTCCTTGATGGGAATGGCCGGTAGCGTTTGGCAATTGGTGGCGCTGCGCCTGTTTACCGGGCTTGCCGGCGGTTATGCCTCGGGTTCGATGGTGCTGGTGGCGACCCAGACGCCGAAACATCGCTCTGCCTGGGCGCTCGGAGTATTGTCCTCCGGGATCATGGCCGGCAATCTGGTCGGACCTTTGATCGGCGGCGCATTACCGCCCGTCATCGGCATCCGCGGCACCTTCCTGCTCGCCGGCGGCGTGATCTTCTTCACATTCCTGGCGACAACCTTCCTGATCAAGGAAGAGAAATCGCCGGCGCGAAAGAAGGCTGCGAAAGCGCGTGGCAGTTGGGCCTCCATATCAGACAAACGGCCTGCCATCGCCATGTTGACAATCGGTCTGCTGCTGATGCTCGCCAATATGTCGATCGAGCCGATCATCACCGTCTATGTCGCCCAGTTCGTCGACGGCGCGCATGTCACGATGATTTCGGGCGTGGTGATGGCTGCGGCGGCACTCGGCAGCATCCTCTCGGCCTCATGGCTCGGCAAGCTTGCCGATCGCATTGGCCATTGGACGGTGATCACGGTGGCGCTCGCGGCCGCCGCGCTGTTGTTGATCCCGCAAGCCTTCGTCACCTCGGCCTGGCAACTGATTGGACTGCGCTTCCTGATGGGCATCGCGCTCGGCGGGCTGCTGCCCTGCATCACCGCCGTCATCCGCCTCAGCGTACCGGACGCGGCGGCCGGCGGCATCCTCGGTCTTTCGATCTCCTCGCAATATGTCGGTCAGGTGGCCGGCCCCGTCATGGGCGGCTTCGTCGGCGGCCATATCGGCATGCGCGCCGTGTTCCTCGGAACCTGCGTGCTGCTGGCGATCGGCGCCATCTATTGCTGGTGGTTCAGACCGAAGGAAAAGACGGCCCCATAG
- a CDS encoding YbhB/YbcL family Raf kinase inhibitor-like protein produces the protein MRNITHLLSAIAAATLTASGPAFAADLKVAFEKSDGRMLLPENASCIATANGKSAPGPNKSPALSWSKGPKDTRSYALTMVDPDVPTDFSLFNKNDKTIPKTFKRMEFVHWVLADIPASLTKLPEGADGDGPPEAGLPLERTAHGKRGQNGAGGGSLSNGPHGGYMGACPPWNDERVHSYHVTVYALDVDRLNLPDLFTRADLIAAMKGHILASGSQELFYTLNAKAKR, from the coding sequence ATGCGAAACATCACCCATCTCCTCAGCGCAATCGCCGCCGCAACACTTACAGCCAGCGGACCGGCCTTCGCCGCTGATCTCAAGGTCGCGTTCGAAAAGAGCGATGGCCGCATGTTGTTGCCGGAAAACGCGTCTTGTATCGCCACAGCGAATGGCAAGTCGGCACCTGGGCCGAACAAGAGCCCCGCCCTGTCGTGGTCAAAGGGACCGAAGGACACGCGCTCCTACGCGTTGACGATGGTCGATCCTGATGTGCCGACCGATTTCTCATTGTTCAACAAGAATGACAAGACCATCCCCAAGACCTTCAAGCGGATGGAATTTGTGCATTGGGTGCTCGCCGATATCCCGGCTTCGCTGACCAAACTTCCGGAGGGCGCCGATGGCGATGGTCCTCCGGAGGCCGGATTGCCGCTCGAACGCACGGCCCACGGCAAGCGGGGTCAGAATGGCGCAGGCGGTGGCTCCTTGAGCAATGGGCCGCATGGGGGCTATATGGGTGCCTGCCCGCCCTGGAACGATGAGCGGGTCCACAGCTATCACGTTACCGTCTATGCGCTCGATGTAGACCGCCTCAATCTTCCCGATCTCTTCACGCGCGCCGATCTCATTGCCGCGATGAAGGGACACATCCTTGCGTCGGGCAGCCAGGAATTATTTTATACGTTGAATGCAAAGGCCAAGAGATGA
- a CDS encoding helix-turn-helix domain-containing protein, whose amino-acid sequence MPEAQQILEKLRRLAGKDNRPATMPVGEKNYSTLFTFVTRQRERIAGSTFSQVSIVVLVEGFKDVLSMGRHLRFPAGTVLVLPAGWRGDVVNDPDPQSGVYRAIFISFPNELVRRALRAFPSGRVASQINLPLDPVLAAAIHHAGEGIASAELPTALIEHRLMEVLMVLGIRGALPASPETTAEAVRALVRWQPDRAWTADLIAAELGTSNATLRRRLSQEGSSLRAVMASERVALATTLLTEDGLSLREAALATGYRSPRRFAERLRNT is encoded by the coding sequence ATGCCCGAGGCTCAGCAAATACTGGAAAAGTTGCGCCGCCTGGCGGGAAAGGACAACCGCCCGGCCACAATGCCGGTTGGCGAAAAAAACTATTCCACGCTTTTCACTTTCGTTACCCGGCAGCGCGAGCGTATCGCCGGCTCGACCTTTTCCCAGGTCTCGATCGTCGTTCTCGTGGAGGGCTTCAAGGATGTGCTGAGCATGGGGCGCCATCTGCGCTTTCCGGCCGGCACGGTGCTGGTATTGCCCGCCGGCTGGCGCGGCGATGTCGTGAACGATCCCGATCCGCAGAGCGGCGTCTATCGCGCCATCTTCATAAGCTTCCCCAACGAGTTGGTGCGCCGCGCTCTCCGGGCCTTTCCATCAGGGCGCGTGGCATCGCAGATCAACCTGCCGCTCGATCCGGTGCTCGCCGCCGCTATCCACCATGCCGGCGAAGGTATCGCGTCCGCCGAATTACCGACGGCACTGATCGAGCATCGCCTGATGGAGGTGTTGATGGTGCTCGGTATACGCGGCGCCCTGCCCGCTTCGCCAGAAACAACGGCCGAGGCCGTGCGCGCGCTGGTGCGATGGCAACCGGACCGCGCCTGGACTGCCGACCTCATCGCTGCCGAACTCGGCACCAGCAACGCAACGCTGCGACGACGTCTGTCGCAGGAAGGCTCGTCGCTGCGTGCCGTAATGGCAAGCGAACGCGTGGCCCTGGCAACCACGCTGCTCACCGAAGATGGGCTGTCGCTGCGCGAGGCAGCACTTGCCACCGGCTATCGCTCACCCCGGCGCTTTGCCGAACGACTGCGCAACACTTGA
- a CDS encoding nuclear transport factor 2 family protein gives MSTLDTARCDTVRRLYAAYVAQHPDVVGPMLTSDFTFSSPRDDHIDRYQYFKHCWPKEKVFRAIHIEHLVPDRDEVIVGYRAEKMDGGSFRNMEMIRFTGDRIAEVNVYFGRDV, from the coding sequence ATGAGCACTCTTGATACTGCCCGCTGCGACACCGTGCGGCGGCTATATGCCGCCTATGTCGCGCAACATCCTGACGTCGTCGGCCCGATGCTGACCAGCGATTTTACCTTTTCCAGCCCGCGTGACGATCACATCGACCGCTATCAATATTTTAAACATTGCTGGCCGAAGGAGAAGGTTTTTCGCGCCATTCATATCGAACATCTGGTGCCGGACCGCGATGAGGTGATCGTTGGTTACCGCGCCGAAAAGATGGACGGCGGCAGTTTTCGCAATATGGAAATGATCCGCTTTACCGGCGACAGGATTGCCGAGGTAAACGTCTATTTCGGACGCGATGTCTAG